One window from the genome of Kluyveromyces marxianus DMKU3-1042 DNA, complete genome, chromosome 3 encodes:
- the CDA2 gene encoding chitin deacetylase 2 translates to MILTCWIVNIWISIVLVSAAAIDMLDVESNSLSISAEDASKEATLSEQSIFPIGRSPRSQAKTPFPAWLTQFTGLTEWPGADPPYIPLDFIDFNKIEKYEPYKEGRCNKNPRESCSFDCHKCVAHDDVHSCAKLSQTFDDGPSVHTLTLLDKLQHKTTFFTLGMNVVERPEIYHTVMERGHLIGTHTWSHPFLPSLTNEQIIAQLEWSIWAMNATGNHLPKWWRPPYGGIDNRVRSIARQFGMQAVLWDHDTLDWLAASNPFQRTESAILKDVTEWKRTSNGLILEHDGSKKTVDIAMKVNDIIGSDQMTAAQCVGGIDYIKEFKV, encoded by the coding sequence TATTGATATGCTTGACGTAGAATCGAACTCGCTGAGTATCTCCGCTGAGGATGCTAGCAAAGAAGCTACTCTCAGTGAACAAAGTATTTTCCCCATTGGCAGATCACCTAGGAGTCAAGCAAAGACCCCTTTCCCTGCCTGGCTTACCCAATTCACTGGCTTAACTGAATGGCCGGGTGCAGATCCTCCGTACATTCCTTTGGATTTTATCGACTTTAACAAGATTGAGAAATATGAACCATATAAGGAGGGACGTTGTAACAAGAATCCCAGAGAATCTTGCTCTTTCGATTGTCATAAGTGTGTTGCACACGACGACGTGCATTCTTGTGCTAAGTTGTCTCAAACATTCGATGATGGTCCCTCCGTTCACACGCTTACACTTTTGGACAAGCTACAGCATAAAACTACTTTCTTCACATTAGGTATGAATGTGGTAGAACGTCCTGAAATCTACCATACTGTAATGGAAAGAGGTCATTTGATCGGAACTCATACTTGGTCACATCCATTTTTGCCTAGTCTTACGAATGAGCAGATTATCGCTCAGTTAGAATGGTCGATATGGGCAATGAATGCAACGGGTAACCACTTGCCAAAGTGGTGGAGACCACCATATGGTGGTATTGATAACAGAGTTCGTTCTATCGCAAGACAATTTGGGATGCAAGCAGTTCTTTGGGATCACGACACTTTGGATTGGTTGGCAGCTTCAAATCCATTTCAAAGAACCGAATCTGCCATCTTGAAAGATGTTACTGAGTGGAAACGTACCTCCAACGGTTTGATTCTTGAGCACGATGGTAGTAAGAAAACTGTCGATATTGCTATGAAGGTAAATGATATTATTGGTTCCGACCAAATGACCGCTGCTCAATGTGTTGGTGGTATCGATTACATTAAGGAATTTAAGGTTTAA
- the IMH1 gene encoding Imh1p yields MFKQLTQIGKNITDELTKGLNEELNGINSEQLDKNGPYAELPSEIQIKLRKFEKYEQKYPLLLQAYKNEKLKTEKVEQIQKVLSECTPVSDISDVESLKSYFETVTQKISMLNTEVKRLTLENGDLLKQSESSKQQLAESQAAVEGFEKDIAKKDELIESLNTDISAKDKSIDSYKEELATKNQLVDLFKKKIEELASPPASATDDGADSNSNDNQNQSPDQQQKPGAGAGKKKNKKKKGKNAAANANNGSEAAPAPASAPDSSNATQTANDITQAITLQVKLDSLQADYDKLKGEYESLSKSNEELLELKQLIKSKDEEIESVRDMLRDVGNDLVEAQNQLKERNDSSAEANDLKLQLESLRSSNANNLKSYELKQKELVAEVATMKKTEASLRQTVSQKEKIIDYLENQVKEYSANETKLKSEIDARKTENATLVKKIENLQKETEKWRVESKKNDGNLENYIKENGKLSERLEVLQEKLQTLQNLKSNSNDQVETIKKQCEELSFKLKDANKKIISLEEELNENANILQERNRELSTMRKILKELQTDKSSRVEELEAKLQLTIEEKSKIENDTQMELARKSQELKQLKQSIDQLQSTYHDEVSKNERYSAEIEELKSTYERIKRSNSVSQEDSSGLDSMVKSLKDALSKSEKKQRELLNANMELKELNNDLNKKFDRLSKNYKNLSSQVSKPGNIEPKSARTTPHASRSNSIIQENIPTQISTSQSEINEKIAYIKNVLLGFLEHKEQREQLLPVVATLLQLDSNDEKRLVLSLK; encoded by the coding sequence ATGTTCAAACAGTTAACGCAAATCGGGAAGAACATCACAGATGAGCTGACAAAAGGGCTGAATGAGGAACTCAATGGGATCAACTCTGAGCAGCTTGACAAGAACGGGCCCTATGCAGAACTTCCCAGTGAGATTCAGATAAAATTACgaaagtttgaaaagtatGAGCAGAAGTATCCGCTATTATTGCAGGCGTACAAGAATGAGAAGTTGAAGACGGAAAAAGTGGAGCAGATCCAGAAAGTGTTGAGCGAATGCACACCTGTGTCAGATATATCTGATGTGGAGTCGTTGAAGAGCTATTTCGAGACGGTGACACAGAAGATTTCTATGCTGAACACGGAGGTGAAGCGATTGACGCTCGAGAATGGGGATTTATTGAAACAGTCTGAAAGTTCGAAGCAGCAGCTTGCTGAATCGCAGGCCGCTGTTGAGGGCTTTGAGAAAGATATAGCCAAGAAAGATGAGTTGATAGAATCCCTCAATACGGATATAAGTGCCAAGGATAAGTCTATAGACTCTTacaaggaagaattggCCACGAAGAATCAGTTGGTGGAtttattcaagaagaaaatagaaGAACTAGCTTCCCCACCAGCTTCTGCCACTGATGACGGTGCTGATTCCAACTCTAATGATAACCAAAATCAAAGTCCAGACCAACAGCAAAAGCCcggtgctggtgctggtaagaagaagaacaagaagaagaagggtaAGAACGCAGCAGCAAACGCTAATAATGGCTCTGAAGCTGCTCCTGCTCCTGCCTCTGCTCCTGACTCATCTAATGCCACTCAAACTGCAAACGACATAACACAAGCCATCACCTTACAAGTAAAACTTGATTCCCTACAGGCAGATTACGACAAGCTAAAGGGCGAATACGAATCATTGTCCAAGAGCAACGAAGAACTGCTTGAATTGAAGCAGCTGATCAAATCTAAGGATGAGGAAATAGAAAGTGTAAGAGATATGCTCAGAGATGTCGGCAATGACCTTGTGGAAGCACAAAACCaattgaaggaaagaaaCGATTCGTCAGCAGAGGCCAATGACTTGAAGCTTCAACTTGAATCTCTGAGATCCAGCAATGCAAATAATTTGAAATCTTATGAActcaaacaaaaagaacTGGTTGCCGAAGTCGCAACTATGAAAAAGACAGAAGCATCTTTGCGCCAAACCGTTTcccaaaaggaaaagataATCGATTACCTAGAAAACCAGGTTAAGGAGTACAGTGcaaacgaaacgaaactAAAGAGTGAAATAGATGCAAGAAAAACCGAAAACGCTACGCTTGtaaagaaaattgaaaaccTACAAAAGGAAACCGAAAAGTGGAGAGTGgaatcaaaaaagaacGACGGCAACCTCGAAAACTATATAAAGgaaaatggaaaactaAGCGAGAGACTAGAGgtacttcaagaaaaattacAAACTCTTCAAAACTTGAAATCAAACTCTAATGATCAAGTAGAGACTATTAAAAAACAATGTGAGGAACTATCGTTCAAGCTAAAGGATGccaataaaaaaataatttcattagaagaagaacttaaCGAAAACGCTAATATCTtacaagaaagaaacaggGAACTAAGTACCATGAGAAAAATCTTGAAGGAACTTCAAACCGATAAGAGTAGTAGGGTAGAGGAATTGGAAGCCAAGCTTCAACTaacaattgaagaaaagtcaAAGATAGAAAATGATACACAGATGGAACTAGCTCGGAAGTCTCAAGAAttgaagcaattgaagCAATCTATCGATCAACTGCAGTCGACTTATCATGATGAAGTAAGCAAAAATGAACGCTATTCTGCTgagattgaagaattgaaatcGACATATGAGAGAATTAAAAGATCTAATAGTGTCAGTCAAGAAGATAGTTCTGGATTGGATTCTATGGTGAAGTCCTTAAAAGATGCTCTCTCTAAGagtgaaaagaaacagagagaGTTATTGAATGCTAATATGGAATTAAAAGAGTTGAATAATGATTTGAATAAAAAGTTTGATAGACTATCGAAAAATTACAAGAATCTTTCCTCTCAAGTTAGCAAACCTGGTAATATCGAACCAAAATCGGCAAGAACTACTCCTCATGCTTCTCGATCGAATTCAATTattcaagaaaatattCCTACACAAATTAGTACATCACAATCTGAGATAAATGAGAAGATAGCGTATATCAAGAATGTTCTACTAGGATTTTTAGAACATAAAGAACAAAGGGAACAATTATTGCCTGTGGTAGCGACATTATTGCAGTTGGATAGTAATGACGAGAAACGTTTAGTTCTCTCATTAAAGTAA
- a CDS encoding glycolipid 2-alpha-mannosyltransferase domain-containing protein — MLRDNVRHLSQMHRKIVLFGMLAFGMMVVLYGLSSYQPEVRKVWKLWPEQNSVASNIGPITFQGDVLRESKVSDVYRWRFERFQLRSLNGGLNIAYDKRAFLKKVSDWGKRSSAKTFGSLKNSRVSFKSLASSHAYFRLGTDSVKTGNGTMESPFSIRRKNRKSENNNNNIGKKKRRVSGRHKACILVYLGDMQQLPILKRTMESVERNYNWKYKYPWVLVQHGKLELSQAAKDSLLEAASGVVKFVHITTPPTDNQLFMNSQQDGKAHFSKEKYQLHRDEKCDYLKNLHRLRLKYLDGTLPDMKGSDISLCSKLYDPSSISTSRLLSSDIFRLDEVLEYDYFLRVAPGTMFDCQVRYDIFDRFASNPYANVGIAFMEKTLDSRIFSALNFTIDLVKKAQKVKLSKYFQDENSNYNGITLDTESFFVGKTSFFNRKQYISFIRFMDKQRTEQNAPWSASEIISAFFSIVYNEASFVDYHSGKTLISREDILVYEDLGVSDISMMNSNYDVDDIDDIKVEKYVTAKQSCPMSSNEENELLLRNVLDCNCDMDTRYFYRDTKVPMSQLKWDSKEGISIIPIKDTIFREFHDMTFAQMVRSLSETADSNEVKEFVHYFQSFPENEMDNLENIKESKVINDEYERNLQDERSAKIREKRLKEYERMIADKKKQLQEVEKKNEKQLEELKEKLKPTVNEQKIDQNNNTK, encoded by the coding sequence ATGTTGCGAGACAATGTGCGGCATCTGTCGCAAATGCATCGCAAAATAGTGTTATTTGGAATGTTAGCATTCGGAATGATGGTAGTTTTGTATGGATTGAGCTCATACCAGCCAGAAGTTAGGAAAGTTTGGAAGCTCTGGCCGGAACAAAATAGTGTTGCCAGTAATATTGGGCCAATAACTTTTCAAGGAGATGTTTTGCGGGAGTCTAAGGTCAGTGACGTTTACCGTTGGAGATTTGAGAGGTTTCAATTGCGCTCATTGAATGGGGGTTTGAACATTGCCTATGACAAGCGTGCTTTTctgaagaaggtttctgATTGGGGGAAACGTTCTTCTGCAAAAACGTTTGgctctttgaaaaattctaGGGTGAGTTTCAAGTCGTTAGCTTCATCCCATGCATACTTCAGGCTTGGAACAGACTCGGTGAAAACCGGAAATGGTACTATGGAATCACCCTTTAGCATTAGGCGTAAAAATAGAAAGAGcgaaaacaataataacaatataGGCAAAAAGAAGCGCAGAGTCTCAGGCCGCCATAAGGCCTGTATCTTAGTTTACCTCGGTGATATGCAGCAGTTACCGATTTTAAAAAGAACTATGGAGTCTGTGGAAAGGAATTATAACTGGAAATACAAATATCCATGGGTGCTTGTCCAACATGGTAAACTGGAGTTATCACAGGCGGCAAAAGATTCTTTGTTAGAAGCAGCCTCGGGCGTTGTGAAGTTTGTTCACATCACTACGCCTCCCACTGACAATCAATTGTTCATGAACAGCCAACAAGACGGTAAAGCACATTTTTCGAAAGAGAAGTATCAATTGCACAGAGATGAGAAGTGTGATTACTTAAAAAATTTACATCGTTTGAGGTTGAAATATCTCGATGGAACCTTGCCTGATATGAAGGGCTCCGATATCTCATTGTGCTCTAAATTATACGACCCCAGCTCCATAAGCACTTCTCGCCTGCTCTCAAGTGACATTTTTAGATTAGATGAGGTTCTTGAGTACGATTACTTCCTACGGGTAGCCCCCGGTACTATGTTTGATTGCCAAGTAAGGTATGATATTTTCGATCGTTTTGCAAGCAACCCGTACGCAAATGTCGGAATAGCATTCATGGAAAAGACTCTAGATTCAAGAATATTCTCGGCTTTAAACTTTACAATTGATCTGGTCAAAAAGGCACAGAAAGTAAagctttcaaaatatttcCAAGATGAAAATTCTAATTATAATGGCATAACCTTGGACACAGAATCCTTCTTTGTTGGTAAGAcaagcttcttcaatagaaaacaatatatttcctttattCGATTCATGGATAAACAAAGAACTGAGCAAAATGCACCATGGTCTGCGAGTGAAATTATATCTGCATTCTTTTCCATTGTCTATAACGAAGCATCTTTTGTCGATTATCACTCGGGGAAGACCTTAATAAGTCGGGAAGACATCCTGGTATACGAAGACTTAGGCGTCAGCGATATTAGCATGATGAACTCCAACTACGATGTTGATGACATTGATGACATTAAAGTCGAAAAGTACGTGACTGCGAAACAAAGTTGCCCAATGTCATCAAATGAAGAGAATGAGCTTCTGCTCCGTAATGTTTTGGACTGCAATTGCGATATGGATACTAGATATTTCTACAGAGATACTAAAGTACCAATGTCACAATTGAAGTGGGATTCTAAAGAGGGTATTTCAATAATACCTATCAAAGACACTATATTCAGAGAATTTCATGACATGACATTTGCCCAAATGGTCAGATCATTATCTGAGACCGCGGATAGTAATGAAGTAAAAGAATTTGTTCACTATTTCCAATCCTTCCCAGAGAATGAAATGGATAATTTAGAAAACATTAAGGAGTCTAAAGTTATTAATGATGAATACGAGAGGAATCTACAAGATGAGAGATCTGCTAAAATCCGTGAAAAACGTTTGAAGGAATACGAACGGATGATAGCAGACAAAAAGAAGCAGCTTCAAGAAgtagagaaaaaaaatgaaaagcaGCTGGAGGAGCTGAAGGAAAAGTTAAAACCGACCGTaaatgaacaaaaaatcgaccaaaataataacactAAATGA
- the ATG1 gene encoding serine/threonine protein kinase ATG1: MSSESHGKAVAKAIRLPTENYTVEKEIGKGSFAIVYKGVSLRDGRNIAIKAVSRSKLKNKKLLENLEVEIAILKKIKHPHIVGLIDCERTSTDFYLIMEYCALGDLTFFIKKRRSLVMKHPLIKTVFDLYPPPSAEHNGLNRVLVVNYLQQLSSALKFLRSKNLVHRDIKPQNLLLCTPLQDYSDPKTFHEMGFIGIYNLPVLKIADFGFARFLPNTSLAETLCGSPLYMAPEILNYQKYNAKADLWSVGTVLYEMCCGRPPFKASNHLELFQKIKKANDEVTVPSNCYIEPKIFKLIKGLLTFDPEARMGFNEFFNNEVVTEDLSRYEASYEPDLESKSKDVAESNMFVSEYLVRPAAQEKANGGLRTDEGSAMPGAEHTYNKEREHYRERQDLQGQQQQQQQHPDSPPRGSTQGYQSSAGQTRMKSSYNDLILEKEYVVVEKKTVEVNSLADDFANNGPTTNNQGAQIIKPLRYRTSSSSDGHGGRRASLVERRLSISSLSPSNALSKALGLASVRLFGYQQPNTQTTSTSTHPTLLNPQIFHELTENAVLRADHHLNLFNEQISDSNITPFVESLSAKAFVMYSFAEMKFSQILPSPPSSTDYYSQSDKRLSNGSCAIDDDDDLDSGNPSSNQTLTPGANKVSAANVDNLIPAPELKKLCMESLLLYLKSLTILASSMKLTSKWWYENESKNCTLKLNILVQWIRDRFNECLDKAEFLRLKLHTLNQSEDPQVLDDEPTIFVEKLIYDRALDISRNAARLEMEGGNYNTCELAYATSLWMLEILLDEHLSSNEVYDDGYSSNITSLDESDKEMIRKYVSSIANRLKALKSKMS; encoded by the coding sequence ATGAGTTCAGAGTCCCACGGAAAAGCTGTAGCGAAAGCTATACGCTTACCTACAGAAAACTATACTGTAGAGAAGGAGATCGGGAAAGGGTCATTCGCGATTGTTTACAAAGGTGTTTCATTGAGAGATGGTAGGAACATAGCGATAAAGGCTGTTTCCAGGTCTAAGTTGAAAAATAAGAAACTCTTGGAGAACTTGGAAGTTGAAATTGcaattttgaagaagatcaagcaCCCCCATATTGTCGGTTTGATAGATTGTGAACGTACCTCGACAGACTTTTATTTGATTATGGAGTATTGTGCTCTAGGAGACTTGACCTTTTTcataaagaagagaagaagcttAGTAATGAAACATCCTTTGATAAAGACTGTTTTTGACCTCTACCCGCCGCCCAGCGCAGAGCATAATGGGCTAAATAGGGTTCTAGTAGTCAACTACCTACAACAGCTTTCATCTGCTTTGAAGTTTTTACGATCTAAAAATTTGGTCCACAGAGACATCAAGCCTCAGAACCTCTTGCTTTGTACGCCACTCCAGGACTATAGCGACCCCAAAACTTTCCATGAAATGGGTTTTATTGGAATTTACAATCTTCCGGTTTTGAAGATTGCCGATTTTGGATTCGCTAGATTCTTACCAAATACATCTTTAGCAGAGACTCTATGTGGTTCCCCATTGTATATGGCACCGGAGATTCTAAACTATCAGAAATACAATGCGAAGGCGGATCTATGGTCTGTTGGGACAGTCCTATACGAAATGTGCTGTGGAAGACCACCCTTTAAAGCCTCCAACCACTTAGAGTTGTTTCAGAAGATTAAGAAGGCTAACGATGAGGTAACAGTACCATCAAATTGCTATATTGAACCGAAAATATTCAAACTAATAAAAGGATTGCTAACATTCGATCCTGAGGCTCGTATGGGTTTTAACGAGTTTTTTAATAATGAGGTAGTGACAGAAGATTTGTCTCGATACGAAGCCTCATATGAGCCCGACTTAGAGTCTAAGAGTAAAGACGTAGCCGAAAGTAATATGTTTGTCTCTGAATACCTAGTAAGGCCAGCCGCCCAAGAGAAAGCAAATGGTGGTCTACGTACAGATGAAGGTAGTGCAATGCCTGGAGCAGAGCATACATACAATAAAGAACGGGAACATTACCGCGAAAGGCAAGATTTGCAAGgccaacagcaacagcagcaacaacatcCAGATTCCCCTCCCCGTGGTTCCACGCAGGGTTATCAAAGTTCCGCTGGTCAGACTAGGATGAAAAGTTCGTACAACGACTTAATTTTAGAGAAAGAGTATGTTGTTGTCGAGAAGAAAACTGTAGAAGTTAACTCCTTAGCAGATGACTTTGCCAACAATGGACCTACGACCAATAACCAAGGTGCTCAGATTATCAAGCCGCTGAGGTATAGAACGTCATCTTCTAGCGATGGACACGGGGGTAGAAGAGCGTCCCTAGTTGAAAGAAGGCTTTCGATATCTTCGCTCAGTCCATCAAATGCCTTATCTAAAGCATTGGGGTTGGCGTCTGTAAGATTATTTGGTTATCAGCAACCTAATACACAGACCACATCTACTTCTACTCATCCAACATTGCTGAACcctcaaatatttcatgAGTTGACGGAAAACGCTGTCTTAAGAGCAGATCATCATCTAAATCTTTTTAATGAACAGATATCGGATTCAAATATAACGCCTTTCGTAGAATCTCTCTCTGCAAAGGCATTTGTGATGTATTCATTCGCGGAAATGAAGTTCTCTCAGATTTTACCATCACCACCTTCTTCCACAGACTACTATTCACAGTCAGACAAACGTCTAAGTAATGGAAGTTGCGCtatagatgatgatgatgaccTGGATAGTGGTAATCCATCTTCAAATCAAACATTGACTCCAGGTGCAAATAAGGTATCGGCTGCAAATGTCGACAATTTAATACCCGCACCAGAACTGAAGAAGTTGTGTATGGAATCACTTCTCCTATATCTAAAATCTCTAACCATTCTAGCATCATCCATGAAATTAACATCGAAATGGTGGTATGAAAATGAGAGCAAGAACTGTACATTGAAACTAAATATATTGGTTCAGTGGATCAGGGATCGTTTCAACGAATGTTTGGATAAGGCTGAGTTTTTGCGTTTGAAGCTACATACGCTTAACCAATCTGAGGATCCACAAGTGTTGGATGATGAACCTACAATTTTTGTGGAGAAGTTAATATATGACCGCGCTTTAGATATTTCGAGAAATGCAGCAAGATTAGAAATGGAAGGTGGAAATTATAATACATGTGAACTTGCTTACGCAACGTCTTTGTGGATGTTAGAAATTTTGCTGGATGAACATTTGTCATCTAACGAAGTTTACGATGACGGCTATTCATCCAATATCACTTCCTTGGATGAATCGGACAAAGAGATGATCAGGAAATATGTTTCAAGTATTGCTAATAGACTCAAAGcattaaaatcaaaaatgaGCTAA
- the MND1 gene encoding Mnd1p has product MAPGRNTVSLAEKKARILSFFQEEHTVYNMKELEKLIPKKCGISSMLVKELVQKMIDEDGIISVEKCGNINVYWSFKNQTQNKFNNDAIKAEKRIQEEKEKIESCIETYTKETESSRSNTMKNRKGWKRSEQLLKLKELQRMVRELNTKNEELSKNNWTPQRLKEQKNELFKKLGCALVTVDNIECVVGYIKSTYQIQITDLQAELELPPEFNQFEDLIEKLGKA; this is encoded by the coding sequence ATGGCACCAGGCAGAAATACCGTCTCTTTAGCCGAGAAGAAGGCTCGTATTCTAAGCTTTTTCCAAGAGGAACATACTGTTTACAATATGAAAGAGCTAGAGAAGTTGATCCCCAAGAAATGTGGcatttcttcaatgctAGTGAAAGAATTAGTGCAGAAAATGATCGATGAGGATGGGATCATCAGCGTTGAAAAGTGCGGAAATATAAATGTGTATTGGTCTTTCAAGAACCAAACACAGAATAAGTTCAACAACGATGCTATTAAGGCTGAAAAGAGGATCcaagaggaaaaggaaaagatcGAAAGTTGCATAGAAACGTACACAAAAGAAACTGAGAGTTCCAGGAGTAACACAATGAAGAATAGAAAAGGATGGAAGAGGAGCGAACAACTTTTGAAACTAAAGGAATTACAAAGAATGGTGCGTGAACTAAACACTAAGAATGAAGAGCTATCCAAGAACAATTGGACTCCACAACGCCTTAAGGAGCAGAAaaatgaacttttcaagaaattggGATGTGCTCTAGTAACTGTTGATAATATTGAATGTGTTGTTGGCTACATTAAATCTACGTatcaaatacaaataaCCGATCTACAAGCAGAATTAGAGTTACCGCCCGAATTCAACCAGTTTGAAGACTTGATCGAGAAATTAGGAAAGGCCTAA
- the COM2 gene encoding Com2p, whose amino-acid sequence MNYSMYQNDTVAVSQETLREGAMYNLQLKRSAIDDSESQAQNVGGRSSMRLSTFEYDESELSNDLTGKTLEDEILSFQQGTSIRAMGDNIRRLSISENHRDHPMFYEFEYFNRGFKQDIPSSVFSDEEDDMDLGLDSNLDLEMDRESIFVNIGSKSTNSSNHTPSASTSSMALLLSGLDEDVSMNLDLDDQQDVTGNGNGNGVKKLFKLNKMFRMNNRDLASEDEPEQIFKKKYFWSRKPTVPILRDSKNEQTGYSSSQNSSFHNDQLIVSGVEDSTMNTANVNPIKLVTVEKNMADNYSPTLSSGSSKINSLEPEMALSSNSSIVSQIKPNTTGSTSISSSSSSYVQTPVSVHSSKAQSLSLSKLNIQNNLGSTIIKKQHGVPKTRGRKPSPILDASKPFGCEYCDRRFKRQEHLKRHIRSLHICEKPYGCDICGKKFSRSDNLSQHLKTHTHDQK is encoded by the coding sequence ATGAACTATTCTATGTATCAGAACGATACAGTAGCGGTATCACAGGAAACTTTGCGAGAAGGGGCGATGTATAATTTGCAGTTAAAGAGATCAGCTATTGATGATTCAGAAAGTCAGGCTCAAAATGTGGGTGGAAGGAGTAGCATGCGTTTATCAACTTTTGAATATGATGAATCGGAACTTAGTAACGATCTCACGGGCAAGACTTTGGAGGATGAAATTCTAAGTTTTCAACAAGGAACATCCATTAGGGCAATGGGTGATAATATCCGAAGACTTTCGATAAGCGAGAATCACAGGGACCATCCTATGTTTTATGAATTCGAGTACTTTAATAGAGGTTTCAAACAAGATATTCCTAGTTCCGTGTTttccgatgaagaagatgacaTGGATTTGGGCTTGGATTCAAATTTAGATTTAGAAATGGATAGGGAATCCATTTTCGTGAATATAGGTTCCAAATCTACAAACTCTTCTAACCATACCCCTTCAGCATCAACCAGTTCTATGGCTCTATTATTATCTGGTTTGGATGAAGATGTATCCATGAATTTAGATTTAGATGACCAGCAAGACGTTACAGGTAACGGAAATGGTAATGGAGTAAAGAAACTATTCAAATTGAATAAAATGTTTCGCATGAATAACAGAGACCTTGCATCTGAAGATGAGCCAGAGcaaatcttcaaaaagaaatactTCTGGTCAAGAAAGCCAACTGTTCCCATATTAAGAGACTCTAAGAATGAACAAACGGgttattcttcttcccaaAACTCTAGCTTTCATAACGATCAGCTAATAGTTTCCGGGGTGGAAGACTCAACAATGAACACTGCCAATGTTAATCCAATTAAGCTGGTCACTGTGGAAAAAAACATGGCTGACAACTATTCCCCTACACTTAGCTCGGGAAGCTCGAAGATAAATAGCTTAGAACCGGAAATGGCactttcatcaaattcatctATTGTGTCACAAATAAAACCAAACACAACGGGATCCACTAGCattagttcttcttcctcatcttaTGTGCAAACTCCGGTTTCAGTTCATTCTTCTAAAGCACAATCTCTTTCGCTGTCTAAGCTGAATATACAAAATAACCTGGGGTCTACCATTATCAAAAAGCAACATGGTGTTCCAAAGACGCGGGGGCGGAAACCTTCGCCAATCCTAGATGCATCTAAACCTTTCGGTTGCGAATACTGTGATCGTAGGTTTAAGAGACAAGAACATCTAAAAAGACACATTAGGTCGCTGCACATATGCGAAAAACCATATGGCTGTGATATCTGTGGGAAAAAATTCAGCAGAAGTGACAACTTGAGTCAACATTTAAAAACGCACACGCATGATCAAAAATGA